The proteins below are encoded in one region of Solenopsis invicta isolate M01_SB chromosome 8, UNIL_Sinv_3.0, whole genome shotgun sequence:
- the LOC105199619 gene encoding U6 snRNA-associated Sm-like protein LSm4, which translates to MLPLTLLKTAQNHPMLVELKNGETYNGHLVSCDNWMNINLREVICTSRDGDKFWRMPECYIRGSTIKYLRIPDEVIDMVKEDIQMKSRGRGEMKGRGQNQRGRGGGRGTFGRGGGRGPAPLGRGGGTQVGNKSQNKQRPK; encoded by the exons ATG TTACCTCTAACCTTGCTGAAAACAGCGCAAAACCATCCCATG CTGGTGGAGCTGAAAAATGGAGAGACGTACAACGGCCACTTAGTCAGCTGCGATAACTGGATGAACATAAACCTTAGAGAGGTTATATGTACTTCGAGG GATGGCGACAAGTTCTGGAGGATGCCGGAATGTTACATACGAGGTAGCACAATAAAATATCTGAGAATTCCTGATGAAGTGATAGACATGGTGAAAGAGGACATACAGATGAAATCAAGAGGACGTGGTGAAATGAAAGGTCGAGGCCAAAATCAGAGAGGACGCGGTGGTGGTAGAG GTACTTTTGGCAGAGGCGGAGGAAGAGGTCCAGCACCATTGGGTCGCGGGGGTGGTACGCAAGTTGGaaataaatcacaaaataaacaaagaccaaaatga
- the LOC105199618 gene encoding plasmanylethanolamine desaturase — protein MEDIKVPNLGQAASAACSMATNFLAPVKTERQIYENSMLEDDPNANSVVPTSQEDRTVPRWGPNHKGAQELANLYSTGKRTQECICVGICITLIAVNSMFVLIRLRLENASSIAIAALCGIITADFGSGLVHWAADTWGSVELPILGKNFLRPFREHHIDPTSITRHDFIETNGDNFMVAIPVLSKLTWDFLTLPEVEMQQKFVWTCYWFLLAIFVAMTNQIHKWSHTYFGLPAWVIWLQEHRIILPRKHHRVHHVAPHETYFCITTGWLNWPLEKLHFWYILEVIIEWSIGCKPRADDLKWAQKRS, from the exons ATGGAGGATATAAAAGTGCCGAACCTAGGGCAGGCGGCATCGGCCGCGTGTTCTATGGCGACCAATTTCCTGGCGCCGGTAAAGACCGAGCGCCAGATCTACGAGAATTCGATGCTCGAGGACGATCCCAATGCCAATTCGGTGGTGCCGACCTCGCAGGAGGACAGAACCGTGCCCAGATGGGGTCCGAATCACAAAGGCGCCCAGGAACTTGCAAATTTATACAGCACCG GGAAGAGGACACAAGAGTGCATCTGTGTGGGAATCTGCATCACTCTCATAGCTGTGAATTCTATGTTTGTGCTCATCAGGTTACGATTGGAAAATGCGAGTTCCATAGCAATAGCTGCACTGTGCGGTATTATCACGGCCGACTTTGGCTCCGGTTTGGTTCACTGGGCCGCGGATACTTGGGGATCCGTTGAACTTCCGATTCTAGGGAAG aattttctaCGACCATTTCGCGAGCATCACATAGATCCTACCAGTATAACGAGACACGATTTTATAGAGACTAACGGCGATAATTTTATGGTTGCGATACCAGTCCTGTCCAAGCTCACATGGGACTTTTTAACGTTGCCCGAAGTGGAAATGCAACAAAAGTTTGTGTGGACGTGTTATTGGTTCCTGCTTGCCATTTTTGTAGCAATGACTAATCAA ATACACAAGTGGTCGCATACGTATTTTGGATTACCTGCATGGGTCATATGGCTTCAGGAACACAGGATTATCTTGCCGAGGAAGCATCACCGCGTGCACCACGTCGCACCCCATGAGACTTACTTCTGCATCACCACGGGATGGTTGAACTGGCCTTTAGAGAAACTTCACTTTTGGTACATCCTGGAGGTGATAATCGAGTGGTCCATCGGCTGTAAACCCAGAGCCGACGATTTGAAATGGGCGCAAAAACGTTCTTGA